In Helicoverpa zea isolate HzStark_Cry1AcR chromosome 3, ilHelZeax1.1, whole genome shotgun sequence, the following proteins share a genomic window:
- the LOC124646258 gene encoding CKLF-like MARVEL transmembrane domain-containing protein 4 produces MAYPNQLPPPPPQTMGSTNTVFITETRFDPSYLKTVPGILKAIVILFNLIGFICIQSSAFWSNGRGVYFNIVAHLGLWFSGILLVLYLFHVVEKYHNIKWLKIEMVAYIVMVFLYLIASTIVVAFGAAAYSAAGFFGYLAMVVYGGDAFLKYQALKAGELAQGHRVQAKQTHVTTPPALP; encoded by the exons ATGGCGTACCCGAACCAGCTGCCGCCGCCTCCGCCGCAGACCATGGGCTCCACCAACACCGTGTTCATTACGGAGACACGCTTCGACCCCTCTTACCTGAAGACTGTCCCCGGGATTCTTAAGGCTATTGTTATT CTATTCAACCTAATCGGGTTTATCTGCATCCAATCGTCCGCGTTCTGGTCAAACGGCCGAGGAGTGTACTTCAACATAGTGGCGCACCTAGGCCTCTGGTTCTCCGGCATCCTGCTGGTGCTGTACCTGTTCCACGTGGTGGAGAAGTACCACAACATCAAGTGGCTGAAGATAGAGATGGTGGCGTATATCGTGATGGTCTTCCTATATCTCATCGCGTCTACGATCGTCGTGGCGTTTGGTGCTGCTGCTTACTCTGCTGCAGGG TTCTTCGGCTACCTGGCAATGGTGGTATACGGAGGTGACGCATTCCTCAAATACCAGGCTTTGAAGGCCGGGGAGTTGGCCCAGGGCCACAGAGTTCAGGCCAAGCAGACGCACGTCACTACGCCACCAGCGCTGCCCTAA
- the LOC124645638 gene encoding CKLF-like MARVEL transmembrane domain-containing protein 4, with protein MAEVGFPGQHTTTTTVTSSTAVQTNIRFDPAYIKTVPGILKITQVLCSLLGFICIQCSWLSNRGKGSFFSWISMIAFWFTGILLGLYLFHILEKFYKIPWLKIEFIFCALWTFFYLLASILAATVHDNPHSAAAFFGFVAMIAYLIDAYLKFVAVRAGGLAQGTRVVSKQTTSTVESPPPRVGY; from the exons ATGGCAGAAGTAGGCTTCCCTGGGCAGCACACGACGACGACGACCGTCACGTCCAGCACAGCCGTCCAGACCAACATACGGTTCGACCCTGCCTACATCAAGACTGTACCGGGCATACTGAAGATTACTCaagtt TTATGCAGTCTCCTAGGCTTCATCTGTATACAATGCTCTTGGTTGAGCAATCGAGGCAAGGGTTCCTTCTTCAGCTGGATTTCCATGATCGCGTTCTGGTTCACCGGTATCTTGCTCGGCCTCTACCTGTTCCACATCTTGGAGAAGTTCTACAAGATACCCTGGCTGAAGATTGAGTTTATCTTCTGTGCGCTGTGGACCTTCTTCTATTTGTTGGCCTCTATTTTGGCGGCGACCGTCCATGATAACCCTCATTCTGCTGCTGCG TTCTTCGGCTTCGTAGCAATGATCGCGTATCTAATAGACGCGTACCTCAAGTTCGTGGCAGTCCGCGCCGGCGGCCTCGCGCAGGGCACCCGCGTCGTCTCCAAGCAAACCACTTCCACGGTCGAGTCGCCTCCGCCTCGCGTCGGGTACTAG
- the LOC124645635 gene encoding conserved oligomeric Golgi complex subunit 4: MSLSLLLEKYDVSTDEGLQKALNEIEKEESEVDEALSGVLSRACSLEGRLRAASQAYTKLNEVKTDAQVAADMVDKTAGLARDVSAKVRQLDLARSRVAECQRRVHDLIDLQLCSAGVEAAIKAHDYETGAGHVSRFLSMDPGSVAAARARGAPDPRDAMTRAANTLYEHLVRKFEEAARKEDEQNVERLFKLFPQIGRAEEGVDLLAKYLATQTDVAIRRACVVADARSEAAVFADAVTRAVEAGGAALQRARRTAAPAPGKLPRALRALQPHVCAGVRRVFTEMVAARRLESEPARGVGSALSAEPVLAELALTHSRIWLYFTFIRRQTEADASTLKDAEKKACIDAVEKIIAECDLMRTAQDILAYYLALERYFLEESVNKALKMATPQIGVTTSSLVDDVFFIARKVIRRAVSSCSVDGACAVLNEVSSQLERGAAAALRRWLRAPPIEPLALASPRPQRPMDDPDAEAQRMLYLAHMNEAEAGAEWSERLASEACAAASSLARGPPELAKLTSCAAGLGTAAAAFRAAHELALSALVAALQPKLAAWAQRLADPAPHADEMEDDADALPQALEQFTEGARAQVSGRSVDALLLAALADLTTRAEQAILHNRYDREGGLAVERRARRLAAWAGSSAGGARERCSRLTQAAALLALEAPAQAPHALLPTPRLAAPLAKDILARRTDFKMEDIKRVKL, from the exons ATGTCACTGAGTCTTCTTCTAGAGAAGTACGATGTATCTACTGACGAGGGCTTGCAGAAAGCGCTCAACGAAATTGAAAAAGAAGAG TCGGAGGTTGATGAGGCGTTATCTGGAGTGCTGTCCCGGGCATGCTCCCTAGAGGGACGTCTCCGTGCAGCGAGCCAGGCTTACACGAAGCTGAATGAAGTGAAGACTGATGCTCAAGTTGCGGCAGACATGGTGGATAAGACTGCCGGTCTTGCGAGGGATGTTAGCGCTAAAGTGCGACAACTGGACCTGGCAAGG TCTCGCGTAGCAGAATGTCAGCGGCGTGTGCATGATTTGATAGATCTGCAGCTGTGTAGTGCTGGAGTTGAGGCTGCTATAAAGGCACATGATTATGAAACTG GTGCTGGACATGTATCTCGGTTCCTTAGTATGGACCCTGGGTCAGTAGCAGCAGCCAGAGCACGAGGTGCACCAGATCCTCGTGACGCCATGACAAGAGCGGCGAACACACTATATGAACATCTAGTACGCAA GTTTGAGGAAGCAGCTCGCAAGGAAGATGAACAGAATGTGGAGCGATTGTTCAAACTGTTCCCACAGATTGGACGAGCTGAGGAGGGAGTAGATCTCCTAGCCAAATATCTTGCCACACAA ACAGACGTAGCGATCCGTCGTGCGTGCGTGGTGGCGGACGCGCGGTCGGAGGCGGCGGTGTTCGCGGACGCGGTGACGCGCGCGGTggaggcgggcggcgcggcgctgcaGCGCGCGCGGCGGacggcggcgccggcgcccgGCAAGCTGCCTAGGGCACTGCGGGCTTTGCAGCCACAT GTATGTGCCGGCGTACGTCGCGTGTTCACGGAGATGGTGGCAGCTCGTCGCTTGGAGTCGGAGCCGGCGCGGGGCGTGGGCTCCGCGCTGAGCGCGGAGCCGGTGCTGGCTGAACTAGCTCTCACGCACTCCAGGATATGGCTGTACTTTACATTTATTAGGAGGCAGACTGAG GCAGATGCATCAACTCTAAAAGACGCGGAGAAGAAAGCATGCATAGATGCTGTGGAGAAGATTATTGCTGAATGTGACCTTATGCgcactgcgcaggacatactcGCTTACTATTTAGCATTAGAAAG GTATTTTTTGGAGGAGAGCGTAAACAAAGCACTGAAGATGGCAACACCACAGATTGGGGTTACCACATCCAGCTTGGTTGATGATGTTTTCTTTATAGCTAGGAAAGTTATCAG ACGTGCAGTATCGTCGTGCAGCGTAGACGGCGCGTGCGCGGTGCTCAACGAGGTGTCCTCGCAGCTCGAGcgaggcgccgccgccgcgctgcgccGCTGGCTGCGGGCGCCGCCTATAGAGCCGCTGGCGCTAGCCTCGCCCAGGCCGCAGAGACCCATGGATGACCCTGATGCTGAGGCGCAGAGGATGCTGTACTTG GCACACATGAACGAAGCAGAAGCCGGCGCGGAATGGTCGGAGCGGCTCGCCAGCGAAGCCTGCGCCGCGGCCTCGTCGCTCGCCCGCGGCCCGCCCGAGCTCGCCAAGCTCACGTCCTGCGCGGCCGGGCTGGGCACGGCGGCGGCCGCCTTCAGGGCTGCGCATGAGTTGGCACTGTCGGCACTGGTGGCCGCTTTGCAGCCGAAGTTGGCGGCCTGGGCGCAGAGGCTGGCCGATCCGGCGCCACATGCTG ACGAGATGGAAGACGACGCGGACGCTTTACCTCAAGCGTTGGAGCAGTTCACAGaaggtgcgcgggcgcaggtgTCGGGGCGGTCGGTGGACGCGCTGCTGCTGGCCGCGCTCGCCGACCTCACCACAAGGGCTGAGCAGGCTATACTGCATAACAGATATGATCGG GAAGGCGGTCTAGCAGTAGAGCGTCGCGCCCGTCGCCTGGCAGCGTGGGCGGGCAGCAGCGCGGGCGGGGCTCGCGAGCGCTGCTCCCGGCTGACGCAGGCCGCCGCACTGCTCGCGCTGGAGGCGCCGGCGCAGGCGCCGCACGCGCTGCTGCCCACGCCGAGACTGGCTGCACCACTTGCGAAGGATATACTGGCACGCAG gaccgatttcaaaatggAAGACATCAAGCGAGTGAAGCtatag